A part of Papaver somniferum cultivar HN1 unplaced genomic scaffold, ASM357369v1 unplaced-scaffold_25, whole genome shotgun sequence genomic DNA contains:
- the LOC113341166 gene encoding uncharacterized protein LOC113341166 yields the protein MRPSCNGRVGNKRFLCNLDKALFNLKWLDTFSGWNYHVAARGISDHVADTTISRALNTPFRFQQMWLSHPSFLQVVIDSWSEDISGNPIFIYMNKLKRLKKILKDWNWEVFGNVHDNLKNAEDKVMEETIISDADPTNISLLNNLVTARGNYEIAANNLNTFLRNKARMNWIKDGDANSNFFHTSIKMRQSQNSISELENDSGDIITTQQGISDVLIDYFKKKFEHQLVQINDSIFDVVSNIISEDDNAFLEDCPNEEEIKRVVFNLNVDSAPGPDGFTGAFYRATWEINKDNLVDAIQFAGEATLFLVV from the coding sequence atgcgtccatCATGTAATGGCAGAGTTGGGAACAAAAGATTCTTATGTAATTTGGACAAAGCCTTATTTAATCTGAAATGGCTTGATACTTTTAGTGGTTGGAATTATCATGTAGCTGCAAGGGGGATATCTGACCATGTGGCTGATACTACTATTAGTAGAGCTTTAAATACTCCTTTCAGGTTTCAACAAATGTGGCTGAGTCATCCTTCCTTCTTACAAGTTGTTATTGACTCTTGGAGTGAAGACATTTCTGGTAATCCCATTTTTATCTATATGAACAAATTAAAAAGACTAAAGAAGATTCTCAAAGATTGGAACTGGGAAGTTTTTGGGAATGTCCATGACAATCTTAAAAATGCTGAAGATAAGGTGATGGAAGAAACTATTATTTCAGATGCTGATCCAACCAATATTTCCTTGCTGAATAATTTGGTTACTGCCAGAGGTAATTATGAAATTGCTGCTAATAACCTCAACACTTTCTTAAGAAATAAGGCTAGAATGAATTGGATTAAAGATGGAGATGCGAACTCCAATTTCTTCCATACTTCAATTAAAATGAGACAATCTCAAAATTCCATCTCAGAATTGGAAAATGATTCAGGTGATATTATTACTACTCAACAGGGGATCTCTGATGTGCTTATTGATTACTTCAAGAAGAAATTTGAACATCAACTAGTTCAGATAAATGACTCTatttttgatgttgtttctaaTATTATTTCTGAAGATGACAATGCTTTTTTGGAAGATTGTCCAAATGAAGAGGAAATTAAGAGAGTTGTTTTTAATCTGAATGTTGATAGTGCACCAGGCCCAGATGGTTTCACTGGAGCTTTTTACAGAGCAACTTGGGAAATCAATAAAGACAACTTAGTGGATGCCATTCAATTTGCTGGAGAAGCAACACTATTCCTAGTGGTATGA